From one Phocaeicola salanitronis DSM 18170 genomic stretch:
- a CDS encoding YggS family pyridoxal phosphate-dependent enzyme has translation MDIQTNLRNVLAELPEGVRLVAVSKFHPAEAIEEAYRAGQRIFGESKEQELSEKYNVLPKDIEWHFIGHLQTNKVKYIAPYITLIEAVDSYKLLTEINKQAGKHNRTIPCLLEIHVAQEESKYGFTPDDCREMLEAGEWKELHNIRIAGVMGMATNTDDEAQIEREFRTLKALFDEWKQAFFADEPAFKEISMGMSHDYRIAIRAGSTLVRVGSKIFGERNYVK, from the coding sequence ATGGACATCCAAACCAATCTACGAAACGTATTAGCCGAATTGCCTGAAGGAGTCCGGCTGGTAGCCGTATCCAAATTCCATCCTGCCGAAGCCATCGAAGAGGCTTACCGTGCCGGACAACGGATTTTCGGAGAAAGCAAAGAACAGGAATTGTCCGAAAAGTACAACGTACTACCCAAAGATATCGAATGGCACTTTATCGGACACCTGCAAACCAACAAAGTCAAATACATTGCGCCTTACATCACCCTAATCGAGGCGGTAGACTCTTATAAGCTCCTGACGGAAATCAACAAGCAAGCCGGGAAACACAACCGGACCATTCCGTGCCTGCTCGAAATACACGTTGCCCAAGAAGAAAGCAAATACGGATTCACACCGGACGATTGCAGGGAAATGTTGGAAGCCGGAGAATGGAAAGAACTGCACAACATCCGCATAGCCGGCGTAATGGGCATGGCAACCAATACCGACGACGAGGCACAGATAGAACGGGAATTCCGTACCCTGAAAGCCTTGTTCGACGAATGGAAGCAAGCCTTTTTCGCCGATGAGCCTGCATTCAAGGAAATCTCGATGGGCATGTCGCACGATTACCGCATAGCCATACGCGCCGGAAGCACTCTGGTGCGTGTAGGAAGCAAAATATTTGGAGAAAGAAATTACGTTAAATGA
- a CDS encoding NUMOD3 domain-containing DNA-binding protein, with amino-acid sequence MKQETRKKISESMSGRKQTASTREKISLALKKYWEGIPYENNNLKEEENV; translated from the coding sequence ATGAAACAGGAGACTCGCAAAAAGATAAGCGAGTCAATGAGTGGCAGGAAACAAACAGCCTCAACACGAGAAAAAATAAGTTTGGCTTTGAAGAAATATTGGGAAGGAATTCCTTATGAAAATAACAACTTAAAAGAAGAAGAAAATGTTTGA
- a CDS encoding site-specific integrase, translating into MAYKAEAYSKLIVRYTKEFAIAIYLIGYRLQGLAFCDLADIKADDVSIEKHNDTEYYVIQNIRRNKTNVPVPVVLKKDMIGMALMDCFIRTANLRDGYLFPILQNNLHSYTYDTPQKKANALQTSERLVNDNLKKIAVEINKEIGKEIIPPDITFYSMRHTFATIYMANPNANPVHLATMMGRSVSGIYRYVKSLQSVDDIIDEREKVFDQYD; encoded by the coding sequence ATGGCATACAAGGCTGAGGCTTACAGTAAATTGATTGTACGATATACCAAAGAGTTTGCAATTGCAATATATCTTATTGGGTATAGATTACAAGGCCTTGCATTCTGTGATTTGGCAGACATTAAGGCTGATGATGTAAGTATTGAGAAACATAATGACACTGAATATTACGTTATTCAAAATATCAGAAGAAACAAAACAAATGTTCCTGTTCCAGTCGTGCTAAAGAAAGATATGATAGGAATGGCATTGATGGATTGTTTCATTAGAACTGCCAATTTGAGGGATGGATACTTATTTCCAATCCTCCAGAATAACTTGCATTCATACACTTATGATACGCCACAGAAAAAAGCTAATGCTTTGCAAACAAGTGAAAGATTAGTCAATGATAATCTTAAAAAAATTGCTGTTGAAATAAATAAAGAAATTGGCAAAGAGATTATTCCACCTGACATTACTTTCTATTCAATGCGTCATACGTTTGCTACCATATATATGGCTAATCCTAATGCTAATCCTGTTCATCTTGCTACAATGATGGGAAGAAGTGTCAGTGGCATATACAGATATGTGAAATCATTGCAAAGTGTTGATGATATTATTGATGAAAGGGAAAAAGTTTTCGATCAATACGATTAA
- a CDS encoding recombinase family protein yields MKAVIYARVSSTTDRQNTERQIADLTKYAEYKEMEISKIFEEKISGAKKNVERPVFVEAMNFCKTNKVDILLVSELSRLGRNAFEVLETVKQLVDEGINLYMQKEQFTLLDDEGKPSMFAPIMIATLSTCAQLERENIKFRLNSGRQLYIEKGGKLGRKEGSKKTTEQKQEEYKQVLKELKRGTSIRKVAKLCDVSVSTVQRLKAEFNL; encoded by the coding sequence ATGAAAGCAGTTATATACGCTCGTGTAAGTTCCACGACTGACAGACAGAACACAGAAAGACAAATCGCAGACTTGACGAAGTATGCAGAGTATAAGGAAATGGAAATCTCCAAAATCTTTGAGGAAAAGATTAGTGGCGCAAAGAAAAACGTTGAACGTCCTGTTTTTGTTGAGGCTATGAACTTCTGCAAGACAAACAAAGTAGATATATTATTGGTATCTGAACTTAGTCGCTTGGGAAGAAATGCCTTTGAAGTATTGGAAACTGTTAAGCAACTCGTAGATGAAGGTATTAACCTCTATATGCAGAAGGAACAGTTTACACTATTGGATGATGAAGGAAAGCCATCCATGTTTGCGCCCATTATGATTGCTACATTATCCACCTGTGCGCAACTTGAAAGGGAAAACATAAAATTTCGTCTGAACAGTGGTCGCCAGCTTTATATTGAAAAGGGAGGTAAACTTGGACGCAAGGAGGGCAGTAAGAAAACGACAGAGCAAAAACAAGAAGAATATAAGCAAGTCCTTAAAGAACTGAAAAGAGGTACCAGTATTCGCAAGGTCGCTAAATTATGTGATGTGAGCGTTTCAACAGTCCAGAGACTCAAAGCAGAATTCAATCTGTAA
- the tnpA gene encoding IS66 family insertion sequence element accessory protein TnpA produces MNRTGFEELEMQVQQSGLSLKSYLRQIGVSYSTYHYWQKKYSAEKDSIKQELAPINIKRPTAELSLDEQAPYGVSLLFPNGLRAHFGSGSEKLLMEVLNQSLQEGHV; encoded by the coding sequence ATGAACAGAACTGGATTTGAAGAATTAGAAATGCAGGTGCAACAAAGCGGCCTGTCATTGAAGTCGTACCTACGACAGATAGGAGTGAGTTATTCCACCTATCACTATTGGCAAAAGAAATACTCTGCCGAGAAAGACAGTATCAAACAAGAGCTGGCTCCGATCAATATCAAACGGCCAACAGCAGAATTGTCCTTGGATGAACAGGCTCCTTACGGCGTGTCCTTGTTGTTTCCCAACGGGCTCCGTGCCCACTTTGGAAGCGGCTCAGAGAAGCTGTTGATGGAAGTGTTGAACCAAAGTCTGCAGGAGGGCCATGTTTAA
- the tnpB gene encoding IS66 family insertion sequence element accessory protein TnpB (TnpB, as the term is used for proteins encoded by IS66 family insertion elements, is considered an accessory protein, since TnpC, encoded by a neighboring gene, is a DDE family transposase.), which translates to MFNLNDTMRYFLCPGRTDMRKGISSLCGVVHEKMKSEVKNGDVFIFIGSNRRLMKLLHAEDGGMVMYVKRLEAGRFKLPEYDPESDSYPMEWRDLVMMVEGIQESPGQRLRRLRAERKEYHV; encoded by the coding sequence ATGTTTAACTTGAACGACACGATGCGCTACTTCCTGTGTCCCGGCAGGACGGACATGCGCAAGGGCATCAGTTCGCTGTGCGGGGTGGTGCATGAAAAGATGAAAAGTGAGGTGAAGAACGGCGATGTCTTCATCTTCATCGGCTCCAACCGCAGGCTTATGAAGCTGCTTCATGCGGAAGACGGCGGCATGGTGATGTACGTCAAACGGCTGGAGGCCGGACGCTTCAAACTGCCGGAATACGACCCGGAATCAGACAGTTATCCCATGGAATGGCGTGACCTGGTAATGATGGTCGAGGGCATTCAGGAAAGCCCGGGGCAGAGGCTCCGGCGGCTCAGGGCAGAGCGTAAGGAGTACCATGTATGA
- a CDS encoding dihydroorotate dehydrogenase-like protein → MAQLKTTFAGLTLKNPIIISSSGLTNSAERIKKLEEAGAGAAVLKSVFEEQINMQAGTMHGYGAPEADDYLNAYVRSHALNEYISLIEEAKKTCTIPVIASINCYSDNEWVDFAKLMEKAGADALEINILALQTEKEYIPGSFEQRHIDILRHVKKEVRIPVIMKLGSNFTNPITLIEQLYANGADAVVLFNRFYQTDIDIENLTFCNAHVLSEESELADRLRWTAIASASVPKLDYAVSGGIHNGKGLVKAILAGACASEICSTVYQNGAEIIGTMLDELAQWMDAKGFKSIESFRAKMNAEAAGDINPFERTQFMKYYSEHKE, encoded by the coding sequence ATGGCACAATTGAAAACTACATTCGCAGGACTAACGCTGAAAAACCCGATTATCATCAGCAGCTCGGGACTGACCAACAGCGCGGAGAGAATCAAGAAACTGGAAGAAGCAGGGGCAGGAGCCGCCGTGCTGAAATCCGTGTTCGAGGAACAAATCAACATGCAGGCTGGAACCATGCACGGATACGGAGCGCCCGAAGCCGACGACTATCTGAACGCATACGTCCGTTCGCATGCGCTGAACGAGTATATCAGCCTGATTGAAGAAGCCAAGAAGACATGCACCATTCCCGTTATTGCGAGCATCAATTGCTATAGCGATAACGAATGGGTAGACTTTGCCAAACTGATGGAAAAAGCCGGAGCAGATGCGCTGGAAATCAACATCCTTGCACTTCAGACCGAAAAAGAATACATTCCCGGAAGCTTCGAGCAACGCCACATCGACATCTTGCGCCATGTAAAAAAAGAAGTGCGAATCCCCGTCATCATGAAACTGGGAAGCAACTTCACGAACCCGATTACCCTGATAGAACAATTGTATGCCAACGGCGCAGACGCCGTAGTCTTGTTCAACCGCTTCTATCAAACCGACATCGATATCGAAAACCTGACATTCTGCAATGCCCACGTGCTGAGCGAAGAAAGCGAACTTGCCGACCGCCTGCGCTGGACCGCCATTGCGTCGGCATCCGTCCCCAAACTGGATTATGCCGTTTCCGGAGGCATACATAACGGAAAAGGACTTGTCAAAGCCATTCTGGCAGGAGCGTGCGCAAGCGAAATCTGCTCAACGGTTTATCAAAACGGAGCGGAAATCATCGGAACGATGCTGGACGAACTGGCGCAATGGATGGACGCCAAAGGATTTAAGTCTATAGAAAGCTTCCGCGCAAAAATGAACGCAGAAGCCGCGGGCGACATCAATCCGTTCGAACGCACCCAGTTCATGAAATACTATAGCGAGCACAAAGAATAA
- a CDS encoding outer membrane protein: protein MKKLFLVLCVALFGMSSAFAQKGEKAAGINLNFGTTASSVGLGAKFQYGITDAIRIEPSLTYYFGGSGMFDISANAHYLFNVAPKINVYPLAGIGFDMCRYETVEWDDAIEGVLTGEEADTKHETDACFKFNFGGGVEYDVMDNIAVGLELRYEVITGGYSQFVVGLGAKYKF from the coding sequence ATGAAGAAATTATTTTTAGTGTTGTGCGTTGCTTTATTTGGAATGAGTAGCGCATTTGCCCAAAAGGGCGAAAAGGCTGCTGGAATCAATCTTAATTTTGGTACAACAGCAAGTAGTGTGGGTTTGGGCGCAAAGTTTCAGTATGGGATAACTGATGCCATTCGTATAGAGCCTTCTCTTACTTATTATTTTGGAGGCAGTGGTATGTTTGACATTTCAGCCAATGCGCATTATCTGTTTAATGTAGCACCCAAAATCAATGTATATCCTTTGGCAGGTATTGGCTTTGATATGTGTAGATACGAGACTGTTGAATGGGATGATGCTATAGAAGGTGTATTAACAGGTGAAGAGGCAGACACCAAACATGAAACAGATGCATGTTTCAAATTCAATTTTGGTGGTGGTGTTGAATATGATGTAATGGATAATATTGCAGTTGGACTGGAACTGCGCTATGAAGTTATTACAGGGGGATATTCTCAGTTTGTTGTAGGTTTAGGCGCAAAATATAAATTCTAA
- a CDS encoding phage integrase SAM-like domain-containing protein, translating into MKTDTAIIRLAQITSRAKADGTYPIVLRVQFNGRKEKYLNVSCPIKYWDKKNEVVKNGYANAATLNLILKEAKDKVIERKYQYELKGIQYTAAMLLDDSLNIKPDLCGNSIILHDLVQRLIDERHLKPNTIKNYHLMCDKIEQYSRKSSKYIILSEIDEKFVRGLCKWLKLNVITTTKAEGTINVVCSKIASIWNYAISHNLISADLYCFKKWKYNVEYRSTEIKKH; encoded by the coding sequence ATGAAAACAGATACAGCAATCATTAGGTTAGCACAAATTACAAGCAGGGCAAAGGCTGATGGCACTTATCCAATAGTCTTGCGTGTACAATTCAATGGGAGGAAAGAAAAGTACCTGAATGTAAGTTGTCCTATCAAGTATTGGGATAAAAAGAATGAAGTAGTCAAGAATGGATATGCCAATGCTGCTACTTTAAATTTAATTTTGAAAGAGGCAAAAGATAAAGTCATTGAAAGGAAGTACCAATATGAACTGAAAGGAATTCAATATACTGCTGCAATGCTCCTTGATGATAGCCTCAACATCAAGCCTGACTTATGTGGTAATTCAATTATCCTACATGATTTGGTACAACGTCTAATTGACGAAAGGCACTTGAAACCAAACACCATTAAGAATTATCATTTAATGTGTGATAAGATTGAACAGTATAGCAGGAAAAGTTCTAAATATATCATTTTGTCTGAAATTGATGAAAAATTTGTAAGAGGCTTATGTAAATGGCTTAAATTGAATGTAATTACTACCACTAAGGCAGAAGGTACAATCAATGTTGTATGCAGCAAGATTGCTTCCATTTGGAATTATGCAATCAGCCATAATCTTATAAGTGCTGATTTATATTGCTTCAAAAAATGGAAATATAATGTAGAATATCGATCAACAGAAATAAAAAAGCATTAA
- a CDS encoding fucose isomerase, giving the protein MDLYLLIFTTGTYIAEQTYESHKELFIALEKHFTLHLVNYTKAETIPSNAYKMGFIGSGGVEDKVIQNFSSFSYPITLLTDGLNNSLAAALEVSACFGYKDMKVRIIHGSIPEMVEQVLIHHRAFAAKRSLKGKRIGVIGTPAPWLVASHVDYLLASQRWGVTYVDIPIEEVFKRFYAITDDEIGMQASIFANRAKACQDTTPDDLLRAMRLYKAVKDVCAEQKLDAVTLSSDQCISQLNATGNVTSALLTDEGIPAGGEGDLQTIMTMLMAYAITGKPTFMGNPSFIDRKRNELILAHCSVPTKMVDEFIIRDHFETGRGIGLQGLMHEGDITLFKCGGECLDEYYVSEGYLVENTNLISACRTQFRLKMNKPVDYFLNNPIGNHHVLIQGHHAAALQEFMQLNRCKLRE; this is encoded by the coding sequence ATGGATTTATATTTACTCATCTTCACTACCGGAACATATATCGCAGAACAAACGTACGAAAGTCATAAAGAATTGTTCATCGCGCTCGAAAAGCATTTCACCTTGCATCTTGTAAACTACACGAAAGCGGAAACCATCCCGTCCAACGCATACAAGATGGGGTTTATCGGAAGCGGAGGCGTGGAAGATAAAGTAATTCAGAACTTCAGCAGCTTTTCGTATCCCATCACGTTATTGACCGACGGGCTGAACAACTCGCTTGCCGCCGCGCTCGAAGTTTCCGCATGTTTCGGATATAAAGACATGAAGGTACGCATCATCCACGGAAGCATCCCTGAGATGGTCGAACAGGTATTAATCCATCACCGCGCCTTTGCCGCCAAGCGCTCGCTGAAAGGAAAACGGATTGGCGTAATAGGCACGCCCGCCCCCTGGCTGGTCGCAAGCCACGTCGATTACCTGTTGGCAAGCCAACGGTGGGGAGTGACGTATGTAGACATTCCGATTGAAGAAGTATTCAAACGTTTCTATGCCATTACCGACGATGAAATCGGCATGCAAGCCTCCATCTTCGCCAACCGGGCGAAAGCATGCCAGGACACTACCCCCGACGACCTCTTGCGCGCCATGAGGCTCTATAAAGCCGTAAAGGATGTATGCGCCGAACAAAAGCTGGATGCCGTGACCTTGTCTTCCGACCAATGCATCAGCCAGCTGAATGCTACCGGAAACGTAACTTCAGCCCTGTTGACCGATGAGGGCATTCCAGCCGGAGGCGAAGGCGACCTGCAAACCATTATGACCATGCTAATGGCGTATGCCATAACAGGCAAACCCACTTTCATGGGCAATCCTTCCTTTATCGACCGCAAAAGGAACGAACTGATTTTGGCGCATTGCTCCGTACCCACTAAAATGGTAGACGAATTCATCATCCGCGACCATTTCGAAACCGGGCGAGGCATCGGGCTGCAAGGGCTGATGCACGAAGGCGACATCACCCTATTCAAATGCGGAGGAGAATGCCTGGACGAATATTACGTATCGGAAGGATACCTTGTAGAAAACACAAACCTAATCTCGGCATGCCGCACCCAGTTCCGCCTGAAAATGAACAAGCCGGTAGACTATTTCCTGAACAATCCGATAGGGAACCATCACGTCCTGATACAAGGGCATCATGCTGCTGCCCTGCAAGAGTTTATGCAGCTGAACCGATGCAAACTGAGGGAATAA
- a CDS encoding pyridoxal phosphate-dependent aminotransferase — translation MPHISIRGNEMPESPIRKLAPLAEAAKERGIRVYHLNIGQPDLPTPRAALEAIRHIDRTVLEYSPSQGYRSYREKLVGYYKKYDILLDADDIIVTTGGSEAVLFAFMSCLNPGDEIIVPEPAYANYMAFAISAGAVIRTVTTTIEEGFSLPKVEKFEELINERTKGILICNPNNPTGYLYTRREMNQIRDLVKKYDLFLFSDEVYREFIYTGSPYISACHLEGIEQNVVLIDSVSKRYSECGIRIGALITKNKEVRKAVMKFCQARLSPPLIGQIAAEASLDEPEEYTRETYDEYVERRKCLIDGLNRIPGVYSPIPMGAFYTVAKLPVDDSEKFCAWCLSDFNYEGETVMLAPAAGFYTTPGAGHNEVRLAYVLKKEDLVRALFVLRKALEAYPGRVDD, via the coding sequence ATGCCACATATATCCATTCGAGGAAATGAAATGCCGGAGTCGCCGATTCGCAAGTTGGCGCCATTGGCAGAAGCTGCTAAGGAGAGAGGGATTCGTGTATATCACCTGAATATCGGTCAGCCAGACCTTCCTACTCCGCGAGCGGCCCTTGAAGCGATTCGCCATATAGACCGTACAGTTTTGGAATACAGCCCGAGCCAGGGGTACCGAAGCTATCGCGAGAAGCTTGTAGGGTATTATAAGAAGTACGACATCCTGTTGGATGCCGATGATATCATTGTGACTACAGGCGGTTCGGAAGCCGTATTGTTCGCTTTCATGAGTTGTCTGAATCCGGGAGATGAAATCATTGTGCCCGAACCGGCTTATGCGAATTACATGGCATTTGCCATATCGGCGGGGGCAGTTATCCGCACGGTCACAACTACCATCGAGGAAGGGTTTTCTTTGCCGAAAGTAGAGAAGTTTGAAGAACTGATTAACGAGCGGACCAAAGGAATCTTGATTTGCAACCCGAATAATCCGACGGGGTATCTTTATACGCGGCGTGAAATGAACCAGATACGGGATTTGGTGAAGAAATACGACTTGTTCTTGTTCTCGGACGAAGTGTACCGTGAGTTTATCTATACAGGTTCTCCCTATATCTCGGCATGCCATCTGGAAGGAATCGAACAGAACGTGGTGCTGATTGATTCGGTGTCGAAGCGTTATTCGGAATGCGGCATCCGTATCGGTGCGCTGATAACAAAGAATAAAGAAGTGCGCAAGGCGGTCATGAAGTTTTGCCAGGCTCGTTTGAGCCCTCCTTTGATTGGGCAGATTGCGGCAGAAGCCTCATTGGACGAGCCGGAAGAATATACGCGTGAGACGTATGATGAATACGTGGAACGCCGTAAATGCCTGATTGACGGATTGAACCGTATTCCCGGAGTTTACTCGCCGATACCGATGGGCGCTTTTTATACCGTAGCCAAATTGCCGGTAGACGATAGCGAGAAGTTCTGTGCGTGGTGTCTGAGTGATTTCAATTACGAAGGCGAGACCGTCATGCTTGCTCCTGCAGCCGGATTTTACACGACTCCCGGAGCCGGGCATAATGAAGTGCGTCTGGCGTATGTGTTGAAGAAAGAAGACTTGGTACGCGCTTTGTTTGTCTTGCGTAAAGCGCTCGAAGCTTATCCCGGACGGGTAGATGATTGA
- the tnpC gene encoding IS66 family transposase, whose protein sequence is MDEKAILLKTIEGLNASIASLSATNKKQAEQNEKLQARIKELTAQVAWLNRQLFGRKSEKLRAYDPNIPDLFADEFAGLQHQAEEKRDEAVGKIEKESAEVRKQNRQNRKMIEDLPVLETETIEPTGVDLSLYRRIGEEITKVVKHKPGMLYVKEIIRPKYALKDSTMLPPAGQKGVEIAPMPLMPVDKCIADTSLLAEILLQKYEYHVPFYRQIRQYRHLGLKGLTESTLDGWFKKTVELLKPLYESLKKEVFSCDYVQADETTIPVINRGKHKAEKEYLWMVRSVMEKLVIFHYDMGSRAGSVIESLASQYRFKGYLQCDGFAGYETAFKTNPDVRLVNCMAHIRRDFEHALGENKKEAEYGLAQIQYMYRIEHCCDKAGLSFDGRKAKRRELTRPIMEAMKTWMETEGIKYSPQSLIGKAVSYAYTRWDNMMRCLEDGRLLLDNNLAENAIRPIALGRKNYLFCGNHEAAVNMSVICSLLATCKAHDVNPRDYLKDIIAQMPYHKKSADEELLNLLPHKWKLQHPESLLTKQTVESAN, encoded by the coding sequence ATGGATGAAAAAGCTATATTACTCAAGACGATAGAAGGGCTGAATGCCTCTATTGCTTCATTGTCTGCCACTAATAAAAAACAGGCTGAGCAGAATGAAAAACTGCAGGCGCGCATCAAGGAGCTGACGGCTCAGGTCGCATGGCTGAACCGTCAGCTCTTTGGGCGTAAATCGGAGAAGCTTCGCGCATATGACCCTAATATCCCCGATCTTTTTGCAGACGAGTTTGCCGGACTCCAACATCAGGCGGAAGAAAAGCGCGACGAAGCCGTTGGGAAGATTGAAAAGGAATCGGCGGAAGTACGGAAGCAGAATCGTCAGAACCGAAAAATGATAGAGGACTTACCCGTACTGGAGACCGAGACAATAGAACCGACAGGTGTTGACCTGTCTTTATACCGTAGAATAGGCGAAGAGATAACAAAAGTCGTCAAACACAAGCCGGGCATGCTTTACGTCAAGGAAATCATCCGTCCCAAATATGCACTCAAGGACAGCACCATGCTTCCTCCGGCTGGACAGAAAGGAGTGGAGATTGCCCCCATGCCGCTGATGCCTGTTGACAAGTGCATCGCTGATACCAGCCTGCTTGCCGAGATACTGCTTCAGAAGTATGAATACCACGTCCCGTTCTACCGTCAGATACGGCAATACAGGCATCTCGGGCTGAAAGGCCTTACGGAAAGCACGCTGGACGGATGGTTCAAGAAGACGGTAGAACTGCTGAAGCCCCTGTATGAGTCGCTTAAGAAAGAGGTCTTCTCTTGCGACTATGTGCAGGCGGACGAGACCACCATCCCGGTCATCAACAGAGGAAAGCACAAGGCGGAAAAGGAATACCTCTGGATGGTCAGGTCTGTCATGGAAAAACTGGTCATCTTCCATTATGACATGGGATCCCGGGCCGGATCAGTCATCGAATCACTGGCAAGCCAATACCGCTTCAAAGGATACCTTCAATGCGACGGTTTTGCAGGCTATGAGACAGCCTTCAAGACCAACCCCGACGTGCGGCTGGTCAATTGCATGGCGCATATCCGCCGTGATTTTGAGCATGCCTTGGGTGAAAACAAAAAGGAAGCCGAATATGGGCTGGCCCAGATACAGTACATGTACAGGATTGAGCACTGCTGCGATAAGGCGGGCTTGTCGTTCGACGGACGCAAAGCGAAACGCCGGGAACTGACACGCCCAATCATGGAGGCCATGAAGACGTGGATGGAAACGGAAGGCATCAAATACAGTCCCCAATCGCTAATCGGCAAAGCTGTCTCGTATGCCTATACCCGATGGGACAACATGATGAGATGCCTGGAGGACGGACGCCTGCTTTTGGACAACAACCTGGCGGAAAATGCCATCCGGCCAATTGCTTTGGGGCGCAAGAACTATCTCTTCTGCGGTAATCACGAGGCTGCCGTTAACATGTCTGTAATCTGTTCCCTGCTGGCCACCTGCAAGGCACACGATGTGAACCCAAGGGATTACCTGAAGGATATCATTGCCCAAATGCCGTATCATAAGAAGTCCGCTGATGAGGAACTGCTTAACCTTCTTCCGCACAAATGGAAACTGCAACATCCGGAGAGCCTGTTGACCAAACAAACTGTAGAATCCGCCAACTAA
- a CDS encoding DUF4494 domain-containing protein, whose amino-acid sequence MLHNWFECKIRYEKIAENGMNKKVTEPYLVDALSFTEAESRIIEEITPFISGEFTVSDIKRANYSELFPSEEEAADRWFKCKLYFITLDEKSGAEKKTATNVLVQAADLRDAIKKLDEGMKGTMADYVIASVAETAIMDVYPYSAEPDVKPEFPDADKR is encoded by the coding sequence ATGCTACATAACTGGTTTGAGTGCAAAATCCGCTATGAGAAAATAGCGGAAAACGGCATGAACAAAAAAGTGACAGAACCCTATCTGGTAGATGCGCTGAGCTTTACGGAAGCCGAGTCGCGCATCATCGAAGAAATAACGCCATTCATAAGCGGCGAATTTACCGTATCCGATATCAAACGCGCCAACTATAGCGAACTGTTCCCCTCGGAAGAAGAAGCCGCCGACCGCTGGTTCAAGTGCAAGCTCTATTTCATCACCCTCGATGAAAAGAGCGGGGCGGAAAAGAAAACAGCCACCAACGTATTGGTACAGGCAGCCGACTTGCGTGACGCCATCAAGAAACTGGACGAGGGGATGAAAGGCACCATGGCAGATTACGTAATCGCATCCGTGGCTGAAACCGCCATCATGGATGTATATCCCTATTCTGCCGAGCCCGACGTGAAACCGGAATTTCCCGATGCCGACAAAAGATAA